A window of the Streptomyces sp. NBC_01351 genome harbors these coding sequences:
- a CDS encoding Rieske 2Fe-2S domain-containing protein has protein sequence MSLAPVRGRPPRDLEPPRDLARGWYVAGRSTGVGRRPLAAVVAGREVVLWRAGDGAAVVMDRFCPHQGAALELGKVVGGELRCTFHHWRFDGEGTCVAAPATRRVPRDASARVHPSWEGFGYVWTWVGSEVPEYPPPDFPHLDRQAPAHRRYRFSFDTPAPARRVLENGFDVPHFPVIHGISDDLRLTWDAEGDRHTIAARITTDAITLPPPLDRRPGGLGRLCLHLRSTPSYQVLTFELNDRPVAHELLAVTPVAQGRTTMHGWTVVPRADGLLGSFPVFWGYRLQHWWGTRADLRIYRDAEETDGSINTADDEGVLRFRQFHRRWTGRGDK, from the coding sequence ATGAGCCTCGCGCCGGTACGGGGACGGCCGCCCCGGGATCTCGAACCGCCGCGCGATCTGGCGCGTGGTTGGTACGTGGCCGGGCGTTCCACCGGCGTGGGGCGAAGGCCCCTGGCCGCCGTGGTGGCCGGGCGAGAGGTGGTGCTCTGGCGTGCGGGAGACGGCGCGGCAGTCGTGATGGACCGCTTCTGCCCCCATCAGGGAGCCGCCCTGGAGCTCGGGAAGGTGGTGGGCGGGGAGCTGCGGTGCACGTTCCACCACTGGCGGTTCGACGGCGAGGGGACCTGTGTGGCCGCCCCCGCCACCCGGCGGGTGCCGCGCGACGCCTCGGCCCGGGTACACCCCTCCTGGGAAGGGTTCGGCTATGTCTGGACCTGGGTGGGATCGGAGGTCCCCGAGTATCCGCCGCCGGACTTCCCCCACCTGGACCGGCAGGCACCGGCCCACCGGCGCTACCGGTTCTCCTTCGACACCCCCGCACCGGCACGCCGGGTGCTGGAGAACGGATTCGACGTACCCCACTTCCCGGTGATCCACGGGATCTCCGACGACCTCCGGCTCACCTGGGACGCAGAAGGGGACCGGCACACGATCGCGGCGCGCATCACCACGGACGCGATCACCTTGCCGCCTCCGCTGGACCGGCGGCCGGGCGGTCTTGGACGGCTCTGTCTGCACCTGCGCTCGACGCCTTCGTACCAGGTGCTGACGTTCGAGCTGAACGACCGCCCGGTGGCGCACGAGCTGCTCGCCGTGACGCCGGTGGCGCAGGGGCGGACCACGATGCATGGCTGGACCGTCGTGCCGCGGGCCGACGGTCTGCTCGGTTCTTTCCCGGTCTTCTGGGGCTACCGGCTCCAGCACTGGTGGGGGACCCGGGCGGACTTGCGCATCTACCGGGACGCCGAGGAAACCGACGGTTCGATCAACACCGCTGACGACGAGGGCGTACTGAGGTTCCGTCAGTTCCATCGCCGTTGGACGGGGCGGGGGGACAAGTGA
- a CDS encoding winged helix-turn-helix transcriptional regulator, protein MRRGIEYCPVTAGVEAVGDRWTLLVLRELLLGSERFNDIHRGLPGISRSLLSARLRRMRAHGLVLRALDADGRPAYRLTPAGAALEPLVWQLGDWARRWSFGDPMREQLDGGWVLWRLRQFVRAEALPRARVVVEFALRLEGVPDEHVWLVLAPGGDVSACRVHPGYEVGVWVSADLAELHRMVAGTATLEAARRSGRVRIDGDPELVAAFPSWFAWRTPARELAPPGP, encoded by the coding sequence ATGCGGCGGGGGATCGAGTACTGCCCGGTCACGGCGGGGGTCGAAGCGGTCGGAGACCGGTGGACCCTGCTCGTCCTGCGTGAGCTGCTCCTGGGCTCCGAGCGGTTCAACGACATCCACCGCGGGCTGCCCGGCATCAGCCGCAGCCTGCTGTCGGCGCGCCTGCGCCGGATGCGCGCCCACGGGCTGGTCCTGCGCGCCCTGGACGCCGACGGCCGCCCCGCGTACCGGCTGACGCCCGCGGGCGCCGCACTCGAACCGCTGGTCTGGCAGCTCGGCGACTGGGCGCGCCGCTGGTCCTTCGGTGACCCCATGCGCGAACAGCTCGACGGAGGCTGGGTGTTGTGGCGGCTGCGGCAGTTCGTGCGTGCCGAGGCGCTGCCCCGGGCGCGGGTGGTCGTGGAGTTCGCGCTGCGACTGGAAGGGGTGCCGGACGAACACGTGTGGCTCGTGCTGGCGCCCGGGGGCGATGTGAGTGCCTGCCGCGTACACCCCGGGTACGAGGTCGGCGTATGGGTGAGCGCCGATCTGGCGGAGCTGCACCGGATGGTGGCGGGCACCGCCACGCTGGAGGCCGCGCGCCGGTCCGGGCGCGTTCGGATCGACGGCGACCCCGAGCTCGTTGCCGCGTTCCCCTCTTGGTTCGCCTGGCGCACGCCCGCCCGGGAGCTCGCGCCGCCCGGACCGTGA
- a CDS encoding Rieske 2Fe-2S domain-containing protein codes for MRRKTSERMAASPRPVTNLASGWYVALPSADLRRRPRRITLFGDSYVGWRGDDGRAHVQSAICPHAGAALHGGKVVEGTLECPFHRWRFDESGACVFVPGRRPPARAAVTALPTRECSGYVWAWYGSGTPRYEPPDLPDLEARQIPGVRSFRLADPTRATTRRILENTYDPDHLVALHGLTVTGEARIAFSDAREEEETGDKAPDDKPAERCDATLTWPAYRGALGTVSNAFGLNAREFTLRMRGWASCQEIEYYADGRRLYRMVLAVTPIGEHHSIQHINASVDPDGAGALGWLRALVHRAEVQVAARQDLPVFDTMLPGDRHGIYVPGDDAVRRFRRFYQQWVEVAEHG; via the coding sequence ATGAGGCGCAAGACGTCGGAGCGGATGGCCGCGTCGCCACGGCCCGTCACGAACCTCGCCTCGGGCTGGTACGTCGCGCTGCCCTCCGCGGATCTGCGGCGTCGGCCCCGCCGGATCACGCTGTTCGGCGATTCCTACGTGGGTTGGCGCGGCGACGACGGCCGGGCCCATGTGCAGAGCGCGATCTGCCCGCACGCGGGGGCAGCCCTGCACGGCGGCAAGGTGGTCGAAGGCACGCTCGAATGCCCCTTCCACCGCTGGCGGTTCGACGAGTCCGGGGCGTGTGTCTTCGTGCCGGGGCGACGCCCGCCGGCGCGGGCCGCCGTCACCGCGCTGCCCACCCGCGAATGCTCGGGCTATGTGTGGGCGTGGTACGGCAGCGGGACGCCCCGCTACGAGCCTCCGGACCTGCCGGACCTCGAAGCGCGGCAGATTCCCGGCGTCCGGAGCTTCCGGCTGGCCGACCCGACCCGGGCCACCACCAGGCGAATCCTGGAAAACACCTACGATCCGGACCATTTGGTGGCCTTGCACGGGCTGACGGTGACCGGGGAGGCCCGGATCGCCTTCTCGGACGCCCGCGAGGAGGAGGAGACCGGCGACAAGGCGCCGGACGACAAACCGGCGGAGCGCTGCGACGCGACCCTCACCTGGCCCGCGTACCGGGGCGCGTTGGGCACCGTGTCGAACGCGTTCGGGCTCAACGCGCGCGAGTTCACCCTGCGGATGCGCGGCTGGGCGAGCTGCCAGGAGATCGAGTACTACGCGGACGGCCGGCGCCTGTACCGAATGGTCCTGGCCGTCACCCCGATCGGAGAGCACCACAGCATCCAGCACATCAATGCCTCCGTCGACCCCGACGGGGCGGGTGCCCTGGGGTGGTTGCGCGCACTCGTGCACCGTGCGGAGGTGCAGGTGGCCGCCCGCCAGGACCTCCCGGTCTTCGACACGATGCTGCCGGGGGACCGGCACGGCATCTACGTGCCCGGCGACGACGCCGTGCGGCGATTCCGACGTTTCTATCAGCAGTGGGTGGAGGTGGCAGAGCATGGCTGA
- a CDS encoding lysylphosphatidylglycerol synthase transmembrane domain-containing protein, translating into MTPTESPPKDHSTRDRVIRTLLFAAVGVSLVVTLWGMDPGHLWAALEAADWRWLAVAVLANVASQVSRAVGWNALFTESRIRFSLLVRIEFAVQAAAAVSPEGVGEFVRIGYLLREGVARTVTVALMVVRKFFSSLGLVPFLVFIWWPGSNVPGWASAVAWVYLAVLLVAFVLIVRVVRTPSAPAREGRLRTIVFDARTALGPVRRPRVFAEVGVAAVVARALDLLAAVVIAKALDLRLSVAVLVLVLLSIEVSNVLPTLPGQLGTFEAAVLGATVGALGQAEGLAFALVLHAQQVLPQIPLGMIAMADNSLLRNRSKRDSS; encoded by the coding sequence GTGACCCCGACCGAGTCCCCGCCGAAGGATCACAGCACGCGCGACCGGGTGATCCGGACACTGTTGTTCGCGGCGGTGGGCGTCAGCCTCGTGGTCACCCTTTGGGGCATGGACCCGGGGCATCTGTGGGCGGCACTGGAGGCCGCCGACTGGCGCTGGCTGGCCGTGGCCGTCCTGGCCAATGTCGCCTCGCAGGTGTCCCGGGCCGTCGGCTGGAACGCGCTGTTCACCGAGTCCAGGATCCGGTTCTCCCTCCTGGTGCGGATCGAGTTCGCCGTCCAGGCCGCGGCGGCCGTCAGCCCGGAGGGCGTGGGCGAGTTCGTCCGGATCGGCTATCTCCTGCGCGAGGGTGTGGCCCGGACGGTGACCGTCGCGCTCATGGTGGTCCGCAAGTTCTTCTCCAGCCTGGGCCTCGTGCCCTTTCTGGTGTTCATATGGTGGCCGGGGAGCAACGTGCCGGGCTGGGCGTCGGCCGTCGCCTGGGTGTACCTGGCCGTGCTGTTGGTAGCGTTCGTACTGATCGTGAGGGTCGTGCGCACTCCGTCCGCCCCCGCCCGGGAGGGCCGGCTGCGCACCATCGTGTTCGACGCGCGCACAGCACTCGGGCCGGTCCGCCGCCCGCGCGTCTTCGCGGAGGTGGGGGTGGCCGCGGTCGTCGCCCGAGCACTGGATCTCCTGGCCGCGGTGGTCATCGCGAAGGCGCTGGACCTACGGCTGTCGGTGGCCGTCCTGGTGCTCGTACTGCTGTCGATCGAGGTGTCCAACGTTCTGCCGACCCTGCCGGGCCAGCTGGGGACCTTCGAGGCGGCCGTGCTGGGCGCGACAGTGGGCGCCCTCGGGCAGGCTGAAGGTCTGGCGTTCGCACTGGTTCTCCATGCTCAACAAGTGCTTCCCCAGATCCCGCTGGGGATGATTGCAATGGCCGACAACTCGCTCTTACGCAACCGATCGAAACGGGATTCGTCATGA
- a CDS encoding TauD/TfdA family dioxygenase produces the protein MRVDPGRCGPTPLSWQEALDDGRQELEEAQLALLASSLGGVFAWPTIQRGRMVQNLLPVESDREEQSGHGSVALEWHTEDGFHQDRCRYLALLGIRNPDRVPTTIGTVNDVRLAEGHRSVLRERRFLIRPDLEHLRQLARYAPDSEMLRRAHEMYENPEPVALLFGDPEAPSLRIDAPYTTALAGDGEATEALAAIVDELTRAQRDVVVGEGDVLIVDNYRAVHGRRAFEPRFDGTDRWLKRMSVAASPLSKATAGAEARVLAI, from the coding sequence GTGCGCGTCGACCCCGGCCGGTGCGGGCCCACTCCGCTCTCCTGGCAGGAAGCCCTCGATGACGGCCGCCAGGAGCTGGAGGAGGCGCAGCTGGCCCTGCTGGCCTCCAGCCTGGGTGGCGTTTTCGCGTGGCCGACCATCCAGCGGGGCCGGATGGTCCAGAACCTCCTCCCGGTCGAGAGCGACCGCGAGGAACAGAGCGGCCATGGCTCGGTCGCCCTGGAATGGCACACCGAGGACGGCTTTCACCAGGACAGATGCCGCTACCTGGCGCTCCTCGGCATCAGGAACCCCGACCGGGTGCCGACCACGATCGGCACGGTCAACGACGTGCGGCTGGCCGAGGGCCACCGCTCCGTGCTCCGCGAGCGGCGCTTTCTGATCCGGCCCGACCTGGAGCACCTGCGTCAACTGGCCAGGTACGCACCCGACAGCGAGATGCTCCGGCGTGCGCACGAGATGTACGAGAACCCGGAGCCGGTCGCGCTCCTCTTCGGCGACCCCGAGGCTCCCAGCCTGCGGATCGACGCCCCTTATACGACCGCACTGGCCGGCGACGGTGAGGCCACCGAGGCGCTGGCCGCGATCGTCGACGAGCTCACCCGTGCCCAGCGCGACGTGGTGGTCGGCGAGGGGGACGTGCTGATCGTGGACAACTACCGTGCCGTGCACGGGCGTCGGGCCTTCGAGCCGCGGTTCGACGGTACGGACCGCTGGTTGAAGCGCATGAGCGTTGCCGCCAGTCCCCTGTCGAAGGCGACGGCAGGCGCGGAAGCGCGGGTACTGGCGATCTGA
- a CDS encoding phosphatase domain-containing protein has product MTELWNTDTPKVVTLPSGRTIRGRGLRYDLPEGQTPTFAVHLTDHEPPKPPWESLWVPWRDFWLPADPMDAMRKLRIAYDRAADERVEVCCGGGVGRTGTGLSVMCVFEGMDPKEAVKWVRRNYHSRAVEMRWQRRFIRQVYAAEGSGSGQS; this is encoded by the coding sequence ATGACCGAACTGTGGAACACCGATACCCCCAAGGTGGTTACGCTCCCGTCGGGGCGGACGATTCGCGGACGCGGGCTCAGATACGACCTGCCAGAGGGGCAGACCCCTACCTTCGCGGTGCACTTGACGGACCACGAACCGCCCAAGCCGCCGTGGGAGTCCCTGTGGGTTCCCTGGCGGGACTTCTGGCTTCCCGCCGACCCCATGGACGCGATGCGCAAACTCCGCATCGCCTACGACCGTGCCGCAGATGAACGCGTCGAGGTCTGCTGCGGGGGAGGCGTCGGCCGGACCGGTACGGGGCTCTCCGTGATGTGCGTCTTCGAGGGCATGGATCCCAAGGAGGCGGTGAAGTGGGTGAGGCGGAACTACCACTCCCGTGCGGTCGAAATGCGGTGGCAACGGCGCTTCATCCGTCAGGTCTACGCTGCCGAAGGCTCGGGCTCAGGGCAGTCCTAG
- a CDS encoding PEP/pyruvate-binding domain-containing protein, which produces MAEGVVSLTEAADLPVGRVGGKAKGLGRLMAAGFPVPPGFCLPVDVFTTVAGLEGDGGRTGGSGLRDDVLDQVRECWEALPAPHGVAVRSSATNEDGAESSAAGQYESVLGVRTFDELLAAVARCQRSRHSAAAGVYRGRIGLAEEAPAMAVVVQAMVVPEWAGVVFTAEAPVADDDQLVLVEAVEGLGTQLVDGTAEPNRAVYSRKEPHTPVFSTAFGERMGETAEGEGPLRSLVRTALAVERALGGPQDIEWALDDTGLHLLQARPITAAVPPPTQFGDWASEVPGARWARMSICDSWLSDPLSPLFATTLFPSLIDRWATNWGGPRKLRARSPLIPEPMHGTVNGFAYLRFDFPLSQHPLRTLRLIARWLAFHLSPVERRWRHEVLPALQEGLERARNAPLEDLTSAEVLRRIRAVEDLSARYWAVIGGLAWHWNTSEWLLGLVLARGGRRTAGLTAGSLLVGDDRLAHQADRALDRVAAATPEDEEELLREYLRRFGHLVYSLDPAEPTAIDDPSMLRSVIAGRRDGGEPSGLAPAAAPGGAPVRRLGRGPAGRLRREVHQWAHHWSGVRDEALHYFTLGWPFMRAGYLELGRRLVLADLLDVADDVFYLTGEELRGWVNADADDARWRGLVRERRLRRQWQRRLNPPDVVPADARITLFGSDITSLALFGTERGESKGDGLSGSPVSPGCYTGRARVIHEFADADALERGEVLVVRQVTPAWAPLLARAGAVVADVGGALSHGSVVAREYGIPAVMGVRTATSRIATGDVLTVDGDGGTVRVRSEP; this is translated from the coding sequence ATGGCTGAGGGCGTCGTGAGCCTGACCGAGGCCGCGGACCTGCCCGTCGGACGGGTCGGGGGCAAGGCCAAGGGGCTGGGCCGGTTGATGGCGGCGGGATTTCCCGTACCCCCCGGGTTCTGTCTCCCGGTGGATGTCTTCACCACCGTGGCGGGTCTGGAGGGAGACGGGGGGCGCACCGGCGGATCGGGGCTGCGTGACGACGTCCTTGATCAGGTGCGGGAGTGCTGGGAGGCCCTGCCCGCCCCGCACGGCGTCGCCGTGCGTTCGTCGGCCACCAACGAGGACGGTGCGGAAAGCAGTGCCGCCGGCCAGTACGAAAGCGTGCTCGGCGTCCGCACCTTCGACGAGCTGCTGGCCGCCGTCGCCCGCTGCCAGCGGTCCCGGCACTCCGCCGCCGCCGGCGTCTACCGGGGCCGGATCGGCCTCGCCGAGGAGGCCCCGGCGATGGCCGTCGTGGTCCAGGCGATGGTGGTGCCCGAATGGGCCGGGGTGGTGTTCACCGCGGAGGCCCCCGTCGCGGACGACGACCAGCTGGTTCTCGTCGAGGCGGTCGAGGGGCTCGGCACGCAGCTCGTGGACGGGACGGCGGAGCCGAACCGGGCGGTGTACTCCCGGAAGGAGCCTCACACGCCCGTGTTCAGCACCGCGTTCGGAGAACGGATGGGCGAGACGGCCGAGGGCGAGGGCCCTCTTCGCTCTCTGGTGCGCACGGCGCTGGCGGTGGAGCGGGCGCTGGGTGGACCGCAGGACATCGAATGGGCGCTGGACGACACCGGACTGCACCTGTTGCAGGCTCGCCCGATCACCGCCGCCGTCCCGCCGCCGACGCAGTTCGGCGACTGGGCGAGCGAGGTCCCCGGGGCGCGATGGGCCCGGATGAGCATCTGCGACTCGTGGCTGTCCGATCCGCTCTCCCCGCTCTTCGCCACCACGCTGTTCCCGTCGCTCATCGACCGGTGGGCGACCAACTGGGGTGGTCCGCGCAAACTGCGCGCGCGCAGTCCGCTGATCCCGGAGCCGATGCACGGAACGGTGAACGGGTTCGCCTATCTGCGCTTCGACTTCCCCCTCTCCCAGCATCCGTTGCGGACCCTGCGACTCATCGCGCGCTGGCTGGCCTTCCACCTCTCACCGGTGGAGCGGCGCTGGCGGCACGAGGTGCTGCCCGCCCTCCAGGAAGGCCTGGAGCGCGCACGGAACGCACCTCTCGAGGACCTGACGTCGGCCGAAGTGCTGCGACGGATCCGGGCCGTCGAGGACCTGAGCGCCCGGTACTGGGCGGTGATCGGAGGGCTCGCCTGGCACTGGAACACCAGCGAGTGGCTGCTGGGGCTGGTCTTGGCGCGCGGCGGTCGGCGCACCGCCGGGCTCACGGCCGGATCCCTGCTCGTGGGCGACGATCGGCTCGCCCACCAGGCCGACCGTGCCCTGGACCGGGTCGCGGCGGCCACCCCGGAAGACGAGGAAGAACTGCTGCGGGAGTACCTGCGACGCTTCGGCCACCTGGTGTACAGCCTCGACCCGGCCGAACCCACCGCGATCGACGATCCTTCGATGCTCCGCTCGGTGATCGCCGGCCGCCGCGACGGAGGCGAACCGAGTGGCCTGGCGCCGGCAGCGGCCCCTGGCGGCGCCCCCGTACGCCGGCTCGGACGCGGTCCGGCCGGCCGACTGCGGCGCGAGGTCCACCAGTGGGCGCACCACTGGAGCGGAGTACGGGACGAGGCCCTGCACTACTTCACGCTCGGCTGGCCGTTCATGCGGGCCGGATATCTCGAACTCGGCCGCCGGCTCGTCCTCGCCGACCTGCTCGACGTGGCCGACGACGTGTTCTACCTGACCGGGGAGGAGCTGAGGGGCTGGGTGAACGCCGACGCGGACGACGCGCGGTGGCGCGGCCTGGTGCGTGAGCGCCGACTGCGGCGCCAGTGGCAGCGGCGGCTCAATCCGCCCGATGTGGTCCCCGCCGACGCGCGGATCACGCTCTTCGGGTCCGACATCACCTCCTTGGCGCTGTTCGGGACCGAGCGGGGGGAGAGCAAGGGCGACGGGCTGAGCGGATCCCCGGTGAGCCCGGGGTGCTACACGGGCCGGGCCCGGGTGATCCACGAGTTCGCGGACGCGGACGCGCTGGAGAGGGGCGAAGTGCTCGTCGTACGCCAGGTGACGCCGGCGTGGGCGCCCCTGCTGGCCCGGGCCGGCGCGGTGGTGGCCGACGTCGGGGGCGCGTTGTCCCACGGCTCGGTGGTGGCGCGCGAGTACGGCATCCCGGCGGTGATGGGTGTGCGGACGGCGACGTCGCGGATCGCGACCGGGGACGTGCTGACCGTGGACGGTGATGGAGGCACCGTGCGGGTGCGGAGCGAGCCGTGA
- a CDS encoding Rieske 2Fe-2S domain-containing protein, whose translation MIGADGSQEELRTVPASAAPPNPAGANIAASWYAAIKSSRLGKGPHRMRLFGREVVLWRDRKGVVRCVSAHCPHQGANLGLGDVVNGELRCPFHHWRFDGNGVCSSIPGLSRIPTTARTRSYPTREAYGFVWVWYGTTEPLFELPEFPALTDRPRRYLGFSYDDATTGTIRQLLENAVDHQHFSALHGLALDKVEFRVLAEQSEAADNGPPLTRDDAWFGVWFSGRPWRPPLRRSPLGWITGVVSTFAMGRHMQLLVDGWPGGQRFTAYVDGTEVYKVIMGIVPEGDRATRQVGWAGVRRTGRWHRTLFNYVLFWVQNRAGTFQDVPVYDSTRNAQPTVYVRYDNGLLRFRRYYQSWVDRAADDGKVGR comes from the coding sequence GTGATCGGCGCAGACGGCTCCCAGGAAGAGCTTCGGACCGTCCCCGCCTCGGCCGCCCCGCCGAATCCCGCCGGAGCGAACATCGCCGCCTCCTGGTATGCCGCGATCAAGAGTTCCCGACTGGGCAAGGGGCCGCACCGGATGCGGTTGTTCGGGCGCGAGGTCGTGCTGTGGCGCGACCGGAAGGGGGTGGTGCGGTGCGTGTCCGCGCACTGCCCGCACCAGGGCGCCAACCTGGGCCTCGGGGACGTCGTCAACGGCGAACTGCGCTGCCCCTTCCACCACTGGCGGTTCGACGGCAACGGGGTCTGCTCCTCGATCCCCGGCCTCTCGCGCATCCCGACGACGGCCCGGACCCGGTCCTATCCCACCCGCGAGGCGTACGGGTTCGTCTGGGTCTGGTACGGCACCACCGAACCCCTTTTCGAGCTGCCGGAGTTCCCGGCGCTGACCGACAGGCCCCGTCGCTACCTCGGCTTCTCCTATGACGACGCGACCACCGGAACGATCCGTCAACTACTGGAGAACGCGGTCGACCACCAGCACTTCAGCGCTCTGCACGGACTGGCCCTGGACAAGGTGGAGTTCCGCGTGCTGGCCGAACAGTCCGAGGCGGCGGACAACGGTCCGCCGCTGACACGGGACGACGCCTGGTTCGGCGTGTGGTTCTCCGGCCGGCCATGGCGGCCGCCGCTGCGCCGCTCACCCCTGGGCTGGATCACCGGTGTCGTCTCCACCTTCGCGATGGGTCGCCACATGCAACTGCTGGTCGACGGATGGCCGGGCGGCCAGCGCTTCACGGCGTACGTCGACGGCACCGAGGTCTACAAAGTGATCATGGGCATCGTCCCCGAGGGGGACCGGGCTACCCGGCAGGTCGGCTGGGCCGGGGTGCGCCGCACCGGACGCTGGCACCGCACCCTCTTCAACTACGTCCTGTTCTGGGTCCAGAACCGCGCGGGGACCTTCCAGGACGTACCCGTCTACGACTCGACCCGCAACGCCCAGCCCACGGTCTACGTGCGCTACGACAACGGGCTGCTCCGGTTCCGCCGCTACTACCAGTCATGGGTCGACCGCGCCGCGGACGACGGAAAGGTCGGCCGATGA
- a CDS encoding methyltransferase domain-containing protein has product MNTPPAASGSAPTSTSTSTSTSTWAAGDYPAMARRLVPASARAVLAAAPGPGTTVLDVGCGTGNAALAAALTGATVTAADPTPRLLAIAARRARSADLPIAFQDADTDHLTGTYDRVLTVFGAMYAPDATRAAAALTRCCAPGGQIVTAAWTPDGFMAAANRVMGAYLPPPPAGARPPTRWGDEAFLRGLFPGHEVAVTTEHVRFAFGSPLAAAEFWVRTAGHLQAERDRLRAAGAWQALHHDLAALFAEWNRDAGAGEDSGVHVDSAYLLGVIRPAPGTARALWSGV; this is encoded by the coding sequence GTGAACACTCCGCCAGCCGCCTCCGGCTCCGCCCCCACGTCCACGTCCACCTCCACCTCCACCTCCACCTGGGCCGCGGGCGACTACCCCGCGATGGCCCGCCGGCTCGTCCCGGCCTCGGCGCGGGCCGTCCTGGCCGCCGCGCCCGGCCCCGGCACGACTGTGCTCGACGTCGGCTGCGGCACCGGCAACGCCGCCCTCGCGGCCGCCCTGACCGGCGCGACGGTCACGGCCGCCGACCCGACGCCGCGGCTCCTCGCGATCGCCGCACGTCGGGCGCGCTCCGCGGACCTCCCGATCGCCTTCCAGGACGCCGACACCGACCACCTCACGGGCACGTACGACCGCGTCCTGACCGTGTTCGGAGCCATGTACGCCCCCGACGCGACCCGGGCCGCCGCCGCCCTCACCCGCTGCTGCGCCCCGGGCGGGCAGATCGTGACGGCCGCCTGGACACCGGACGGGTTCATGGCCGCCGCCAATCGCGTCATGGGCGCGTACCTCCCGCCCCCGCCCGCCGGCGCGCGACCGCCTACGCGCTGGGGGGACGAAGCGTTCCTGCGCGGCCTGTTCCCGGGCCACGAGGTCGCCGTGACCACGGAGCACGTCCGCTTCGCCTTCGGGTCACCGCTCGCGGCGGCCGAGTTCTGGGTCCGCACGGCAGGACACCTCCAGGCGGAGCGCGACCGGCTCCGCGCCGCCGGCGCGTGGCAGGCGCTCCACCACGATCTCGCGGCACTGTTCGCCGAGTGGAACCGGGACGCGGGGGCCGGGGAGGACTCGGGCGTGCACGTCGATTCGGCCTACCTGCTGGGTGTGATCCGCCCGGCCCCGGGCACCGCCCGCGCGCTGTGGTCGGGTGTCTGA
- a CDS encoding polyprenyl synthetase family protein, producing MSFAIDNTQVETGLPVPMEEFRRQVNEMLRSSVDSVEPPRLREAMAYSLLADGKRIRPTLCLLAYGIFDTDVSIALPTACGLEMLHTASLIHDDLPAMDDDDFRRGSPSNHRVFGEGMALLAGDALLAYALEFILQNSDSLQPERLLGVMAKLIEVVGPSGLSGGQALDLYSQGRDDVDPLTVEEMHIKKTGALIEASVVTGAILGGASQDDITRLATYARNLGLAYQIVDDILDETSSFEEFGKEVGQDRAAGKWTYPRLVGVEEARERVRGLITGAVAELDGFGERASMLRWAAEVVRGRAAA from the coding sequence GTGTCCTTCGCGATTGACAACACCCAAGTGGAAACAGGCCTTCCGGTTCCTATGGAGGAATTCCGCCGCCAGGTCAATGAGATGCTGCGCTCCTCCGTCGACTCGGTGGAACCGCCTCGACTGCGCGAGGCCATGGCCTATTCGCTGCTGGCCGATGGGAAGCGCATCCGGCCGACGCTGTGCCTGTTGGCCTACGGGATATTCGACACCGACGTATCCATCGCACTTCCCACCGCCTGTGGCCTGGAAATGCTGCACACGGCTTCGCTCATCCATGACGACCTGCCGGCCATGGACGACGACGATTTCCGCCGCGGCAGCCCTTCCAACCACCGGGTGTTCGGTGAGGGTATGGCGCTGCTGGCGGGTGACGCGCTGCTCGCCTATGCGCTGGAGTTCATACTCCAGAACTCCGACTCGCTGCAGCCGGAGAGACTGCTGGGCGTCATGGCCAAACTCATCGAGGTGGTGGGCCCGTCCGGCCTGTCCGGCGGCCAGGCGCTCGACCTCTACTCCCAGGGACGCGACGATGTCGACCCGTTGACCGTGGAGGAGATGCACATCAAGAAGACCGGTGCGCTCATCGAGGCGTCCGTGGTCACCGGGGCGATTCTGGGAGGGGCGTCGCAGGACGACATCACTCGCCTCGCCACGTATGCGCGGAATCTCGGGCTCGCGTATCAAATCGTCGACGACATTCTCGACGAGACGTCGAGTTTTGAGGAATTCGGCAAGGAAGTCGGCCAGGACCGGGCCGCCGGCAAGTGGACGTATCCCCGGTTGGTGGGGGTGGAGGAGGCACGTGAGCGGGTGCGCGGACTGATCACGGGGGCGGTGGCGGAGCTCGACGGGTTCGGCGAGCGAGCGTCCATGCTCCGCTGGGCCGCCGAGGTGGTCCGCGGCCGGGCGGCGGCGTGA